tgaaaaaaataaccATAAACATGCATAACATCGCATATTTAGTCATTTCTATGTGTCATCTTACAGCGAAGTTTCTCTCTTTAGTTTTTCCTCCTCACAGCTGTCAGCGATTTATCAATCAATCATCAAAAGCCACCAATTAAACAGCAATCCACACGCAACCAGGTTAATAGTGAGTTGCGGTTAGTGTTCTCGATTTCTTCAGCTTTAGAAATGTCGAACACAGACGTTATCGCCTCCAGACTGCTATCCTTTAATCAGATGTATAGTTATGAAAAAAGACTTCAGACTTTTTCCGAGTGGCCTTTTCGAGAAGATTGCCAGTGCACACCAGAACTGGTGAGTGGAAAGCGCGAGAAACGTCGAGATATCTAACTAatacaaagcttttttttttttttttttttttttttttttttttttttttaagatgaacTGTCTTCATGGTTTAGCATctcttttaatatttttcaaaggGTTGAAGGAATTTCTTTTCTTCTAAGACTGGTTTGACAAAGGAGTTTTGAATGTAATTAATGGATGTTGGTAAAATATTGAGTTTGATCATTTTAGgtttcattttaattgtttatacagCGAATTCTCTTTGGTTGTCAAAGCTATTCTTGTAGCTTTGATGAATTTAGTTAAAAGTATAGTGCAATACTCTTCTGTAAAACCTACACACgttgatttgtttattaaaaattattcattATATTGACAACAAGGTCTTGACATCACTACTGACAGAAGAATATttttctcttcctgttaaaagaaaagttttatCTGAGAGTTTTTCTAAAGCGGACATTATTGAAGTTAGAAAAAGATACCTGTCATTTCCTTTGTTACCTAAAATGAAAGAAGTACATTTCAGAACAATTAATGACATTTATCCATGTAATGAATTTCTTAGAATGAAGTTTAATTTAGACTGTAAGGCTTGTATTTTCTGCTTGAAATATATTGAATCTCAGGAACATcattttatacacatatatatatatatatatatatatatatatatatatatatatatatatatatatatatatatatatatatatatatatatatatatatatatatattagttctgTTGAAAAATCCTTTTGGGACAGATTCTATGAGTTTGACTATCACATTGTGACAATTTGGCCTTTTTATGAAAACCAGAAATTGAATTTCTGTGTAGTATGTTGATTGCATCTCAATTTTATATctacaaatgtagatttgttaaagtttctccttgtttcaaagcatttaaaatgatttcaacattttatataaattcataaaaagGGTACAAACTAAAGGTGCCTTAAAGCTTTCTAAACTTTTGTCAGCTTATGGACTGACTCCCCTTGGATGTAATgcattttcttttgtattatttaaggtTTGTTGTTGTCATTCCTATTATTTTGTACTATTTTGTTTGTTATATGCTGCTTGGATATAATGTTATATATCTTTAACAATGGAAGTTGAAAATGCCTTTTTGTTATATGaaggttaaataaaaaagaaaaatgtaaaaaaaaaaactcaaactaatAAGCATTTGTCTTGCACTGTAGCACTCGCTGCTGTTGTAATAAACTAGAGTAATGAGAATCGTGTGAATCTTGTCCTCAGATGGCGAAGGCAGGATTTGTTCACTGTCCCAGTGAGAATGAGCCAGACGTTGCCTGCTGTTTCTACTGTCTTCGCGAACTGGAGGGCTGGGAACCAGATGACAATCCCTGGTGAGCTCTAGCAGTGGCAGCACACCTCATCAGCCATTCGCATCAGCCATTATTTACTTAAATGCTGTGTCTCACTGCGATTGTAGTAGTTCACTTTaggtgcgtgtgcgtgtgcgtgtgcgtgtgcgtgtacgtgtgcgtgtgcgtgtgtgtgtgtgtgtgtgtgtgtgtgtgtgtgtgtgtgcgcatattttaatttttttatattatattattagtagtattatttaatttctttgttgTCATTAAGGTCTGAGCATGCCAAACGCTCCCCCAACTGTGCCTTTCTTCACATGAGTAAGACATTTGATGAGCTCACGGCCATCGAGTATTTTCATCTG
The nucleotide sequence above comes from Danio rerio strain Tuebingen ecotype United States chromosome 23, GRCz12tu, whole genome shotgun sequence. Encoded proteins:
- the birc5b gene encoding baculoviral IAP repeat-containing protein 5b yields the protein MYSYEKRLQTFSEWPFREDCQCTPELMAKAGFVHCPSENEPDVACCFYCLRELEGWEPDDNPWSEHAKRSPNCAFLHMSKTFDELTAIEYFHLEQERLRIYIKKMGHRKIAYFRDEVEATSKNLRALI
- the birc5b gene encoding baculoviral IAP repeat-containing protein 5b isoform X1, producing MAKAGFVHCPSENEPDVACCFYCLRELEGWEPDDNPWSEHAKRSPNCAFLHMSKTFDELTAIEYFHLEQERLRIYIKKMGHRKIAYFRDEVEATSKNLRALI